In one Pseudomonas sp. 31-12 genomic region, the following are encoded:
- the ispF gene encoding 2-C-methyl-D-erythritol 2,4-cyclodiphosphate synthase, with translation MRIGHGYDVHRFAEGDFITLGGVRIAHGFGLLAHSDGDVLLHALSDALLGAAALGDIGKHFPDTDPTYKGADSRVLLRHVVALIHAKGWKVGNVDNTIVAQAPKMAPHIESMRALIAADLQVELDQVNVKATTTEKLGFVGREEGIAVHSVALLLRA, from the coding sequence ATGCGTATTGGCCACGGCTATGATGTGCACCGTTTCGCTGAAGGCGATTTCATTACTCTGGGCGGCGTGCGTATCGCACACGGCTTCGGGCTGCTCGCTCATTCCGACGGTGACGTCCTGCTGCACGCCTTGAGCGATGCCTTGCTCGGCGCTGCTGCGCTGGGTGATATCGGCAAGCACTTCCCGGACACCGACCCGACATACAAGGGCGCCGACAGCCGCGTGCTGTTGCGTCACGTCGTCGCACTGATCCACGCCAAGGGCTGGAAGGTCGGCAACGTCGATAACACCATCGTCGCCCAAGCGCCGAAAATGGCCCCGCATATCGAATCGATGCGCGCGCTGATTGCTGCGGATCTTCAAGTTGAGTTGGATCAAGTGAACGTGAAAGCTACCACCACCGAAAAGCTCGGCTTTGTCGGTCGCGAAGAAGGCATTGCCGTGCATTCCGTTGCCTTGTTGCTGCGCGCATGA
- the truD gene encoding tRNA pseudouridine(13) synthase TruD: MNEAQLLGPRAYGDALGTAVLKATAEDFQVDEVLNIPLSGDGEHLWIWVEKRGLNTEEAARRIAKAAGVPLRTVSYAGLKDRQALTRQWFSVQLPGKADPDLSAAENDTLKILKTGRHKRKLQRGAHSANGFTLRLTQFAGDKAAIDERLQLIAKHGIPNYFGAQRFGFDGGNVVDARGWAARKALPEQRNVRSRLLSTARSFLFNQVLAARVADGTWQQAQVGDLLAFTDSRSFFPAGEAECSDPRLAILDLHPTGPQWGEGDSPATGAVHVLEQAIAAREADLRDWLINAGMSHERRILRLPIGGLTWHYPEPDILQLEFVLPAGCFATVLVRELVDLVPVGQTDSPCVF, encoded by the coding sequence ATGAACGAGGCGCAATTGCTCGGCCCGCGTGCCTACGGCGATGCCCTCGGCACGGCGGTTCTGAAAGCCACGGCGGAAGATTTCCAGGTTGATGAAGTGCTCAACATCCCCCTTAGCGGTGATGGCGAGCACCTGTGGATCTGGGTGGAAAAGCGCGGCCTGAATACTGAAGAAGCCGCACGGCGGATTGCCAAGGCCGCGGGTGTGCCATTGCGCACCGTCAGTTATGCGGGCCTCAAGGATCGCCAGGCGTTGACTCGCCAATGGTTCAGCGTGCAACTGCCGGGCAAGGCGGATCCTGATTTGTCGGCGGCGGAAAACGACACGCTGAAGATCCTCAAGACCGGTCGGCACAAGCGCAAACTGCAGCGCGGTGCCCACTCGGCAAATGGCTTCACCTTGCGCCTGACGCAATTCGCTGGCGACAAAGCTGCGATAGACGAGCGTCTACAACTGATCGCCAAGCATGGTATTCCCAATTATTTCGGCGCACAGCGTTTCGGCTTTGACGGCGGGAACGTGGTCGACGCCCGAGGTTGGGCCGCGCGCAAGGCATTGCCGGAGCAGCGCAACGTGCGTTCGCGGCTGCTCTCCACTGCCCGCAGTTTTCTGTTCAACCAAGTCCTGGCGGCACGTGTGGCGGATGGCACCTGGCAGCAAGCGCAGGTCGGCGATCTACTGGCCTTCACCGACAGCCGCAGCTTTTTCCCGGCAGGTGAAGCCGAATGCAGCGACCCCCGCCTGGCGATTCTCGACCTGCACCCGACCGGTCCTCAGTGGGGCGAAGGTGACTCGCCGGCGACCGGCGCTGTCCATGTACTGGAGCAGGCAATCGCCGCTCGCGAAGCGGATCTGCGCGATTGGTTGATTAACGCCGGAATGAGCCACGAACGTCGCATCCTGCGACTGCCCATTGGTGGGTTGACGTGGCATTATCCCGAGCCTGACATTCTGCAACTGGAATTCGTCCTCCCGGCCGGATGCTTTGCCACCGTATTGGTGCGCGAGCTTGTTGATCTGGTGCCGGTGGGGCAGACGGACAGCCCATGCGTATTCTGA
- the surE gene encoding 5'/3'-nucleotidase SurE, with product MRILISNDDGVTAPGLAALYAALADYTECVVIAPDQDKSGASSSLTLDRPLHPQTLANGFISLNGTPTDCVHLGLNGLLECQPDMVVSGINLGANLGDDVLYSGTVAAALEGRFLERPSFAFSLVSRQVENLPTAAYFARKLVEAHADLDLPPRTVLNVNIPNLPLDHIRGIQLTRLGHRARAAAPMKVVDPRGKSGYWIAAAGDAEDGGPGTDFHAVMQGYVSITPLQLDRTFNDAFRSLDGWLEGLR from the coding sequence ATGCGTATTCTGATTTCTAACGACGATGGGGTAACCGCACCCGGTCTCGCCGCGCTTTATGCTGCGCTGGCGGATTACACCGAGTGCGTGGTTATCGCCCCGGACCAGGACAAAAGCGGCGCCAGCAGTTCGCTGACGCTCGACCGTCCGTTGCACCCGCAAACTTTGGCCAACGGCTTTATCAGCCTGAACGGCACACCCACCGATTGCGTGCACCTGGGCCTTAACGGCTTGCTGGAGTGCCAACCGGACATGGTGGTTTCCGGCATCAACCTGGGCGCCAACCTGGGGGACGACGTGTTGTATTCCGGCACTGTCGCGGCAGCACTTGAGGGTCGTTTCCTCGAGCGTCCTTCGTTCGCCTTTTCGTTGGTCTCACGGCAAGTGGAGAACCTTCCCACAGCCGCTTACTTTGCGCGCAAACTGGTCGAGGCCCACGCCGACCTCGACTTGCCACCGCGCACGGTATTGAACGTGAACATTCCCAATCTGCCGCTGGATCACATCCGCGGTATTCAGCTGACCCGCCTCGGGCACCGCGCACGTGCGGCGGCGCCGATGAAAGTGGTCGACCCGCGTGGCAAATCCGGATACTGGATTGCCGCCGCCGGGGATGCCGAAGACGGCGGCCCGGGCACCGATTTCCATGCGGTGATGCAGGGCTATGTGTCGATTACCCCGCTGCAACTGGATCGCACCTTCAATGATGCCTTCAGAAGTCTCGATGGCTGGTTGGAGGGGCTGCGCTAA
- a CDS encoding protein-L-isoaspartate(D-aspartate) O-methyltransferase: MTSQRTRERLIQRLYEEGVSNAKVLEVIRRTPRHLFVDEALAHRAYEDTALPIGHNQTISQPYMVARMSELLLEAGPLDKVMEIGTGSGYQTAVLSQLVERVFSVERIKVLQDRAKERLVELNLRNVVFRWGDGWEGWPALAPYNGIIVTAVATDVPQALLDQLAPGGRLVIPVGSGEVQQLMLIIREEHGFSRRVLGSVRFVPLLNGPLA, from the coding sequence ATGACTTCGCAACGAACCCGCGAGCGCCTGATTCAACGCCTGTATGAGGAAGGGGTTTCCAACGCCAAGGTGCTGGAAGTCATCCGCCGTACACCGCGCCACCTGTTCGTCGACGAAGCGCTGGCTCATCGCGCCTACGAAGACACGGCGCTGCCGATTGGACACAACCAGACCATCTCCCAGCCTTATATGGTGGCGCGCATGAGCGAGTTGCTGCTGGAAGCAGGTCCCTTGGACAAGGTGATGGAAATCGGCACCGGCTCGGGCTACCAGACGGCGGTACTGTCGCAACTGGTTGAACGGGTGTTCTCCGTGGAGCGCATCAAGGTTTTGCAGGACCGGGCCAAGGAACGCCTGGTGGAGCTGAACCTGCGCAATGTGGTTTTCCGTTGGGGCGATGGCTGGGAAGGGTGGCCGGCACTGGCGCCATACAACGGCATTATCGTGACGGCAGTGGCCACTGATGTCCCTCAGGCGCTGCTCGATCAGTTGGCGCCAGGCGGACGATTGGTGATTCCTGTCGGCTCCGGTGAGGTGCAGCAACTGATGCTGATCATCCGCGAAGAACACGGTTTTTCACGTCGTGTTCTGGGGTCGGTGCGCTTCGTGCCGCTACTCAATGGGCCGCTGGCCTGA
- a CDS encoding peptidoglycan DD-metalloendopeptidase family protein, producing MSLTVIAQRMGTKSFQRLVTGLVLSTLLVGCSSSKTSDVRVVDRNKGVAQRPAVTTGQYVVRPKDTLFSIAFRYGWDYKALAARNNIPTPYTIHPGQTIRFDGRSGSTPAPMASATDSTPSSSLKTTVIRRQPNGATTSTAVVAPSVANKPTPAPMPPAGPAPTGWGWPSNGILIGKFSSNGSLNKGIDIAGDLGQPVLAASDGTVVYAGSGLRGYGELVIIKHSDTYVSAYGHNRRLLVREGQQVKVGQTIAEMGSTGTDRVKLHFEIRRQGKPVDPLQFLPRR from the coding sequence GTGAGTCTCACAGTCATTGCGCAGCGTATGGGTACAAAGAGCTTTCAGCGCCTGGTGACTGGCCTCGTTTTGAGCACCTTGCTGGTTGGTTGCTCCAGTTCCAAAACGAGCGATGTGCGTGTCGTCGATCGCAATAAAGGCGTCGCCCAGCGTCCGGCGGTGACCACGGGTCAGTACGTCGTTCGACCAAAAGATACGTTGTTCTCGATCGCTTTTCGCTACGGCTGGGACTACAAAGCCCTCGCCGCACGGAACAATATTCCTACGCCGTACACGATCCATCCGGGTCAGACAATTCGCTTCGATGGTCGCTCCGGTTCAACCCCGGCACCGATGGCCAGCGCTACCGATTCAACGCCTTCGTCATCGCTGAAAACCACGGTAATCCGACGCCAACCGAATGGCGCAACTACCAGCACAGCAGTGGTTGCACCGTCCGTCGCCAACAAGCCGACCCCTGCTCCGATGCCTCCAGCCGGTCCGGCCCCGACCGGCTGGGGATGGCCATCTAATGGCATTCTGATAGGAAAGTTCTCCTCAAACGGTAGTTTGAATAAAGGAATTGATATCGCCGGGGATTTGGGACAGCCTGTTTTAGCTGCGTCTGATGGGACGGTGGTATACGCCGGGAGTGGCTTAAGGGGCTACGGCGAATTAGTCATCATCAAACACAGCGACACCTACGTCAGTGCCTACGGACATAACCGCAGGCTGTTGGTTCGGGAGGGGCAGCAGGTCAAGGTCGGACAGACAATTGCCGAAATGGGGTCAACGGGTACAGACCGGGTGAAGCTGCATTTTGAGATTCGCCGACAAGGTAAACCTGTAGATCCGCTGCAGTTCCTGCCGCGTCGTTGA
- the rpoS gene encoding RNA polymerase sigma factor RpoS, whose amino-acid sequence MALSKEVPEFDIDDEVLLMETGIGTDSMSNDEGAAPPSVRAKSKHSATLKQHKYIDYTRALDATQLYLNEIGFSPLLSPEEEVHFARLSQSGDPAGRKRMIESNLRLVVKIARRYVNRGLSLLDLIEEGNLGLIRAVEKFDPERGFRFSTYATWWIRQTIERAIMNQTRTIRLPIHVVKELNVYLRAARELTQKLDHEPSPEEIANLLEKPVAEVKRMLGLNERVSSVDVSLGPDSDKTLLDTLTDDRPTDPCELLQDDDLSQSIDQWLSELTDKQREVVVRRFGLRGHESSTLEDVGLEIGLTRERVRQIQVEGLKRLREILEKNGLSSESLFQ is encoded by the coding sequence ATGGCTCTCAGTAAAGAAGTGCCGGAGTTTGACATCGACGATGAGGTTCTCCTTATGGAGACCGGCATCGGTACGGATTCGATGTCGAATGATGAAGGGGCTGCTCCACCTTCCGTTCGTGCCAAATCCAAACACTCCGCTACGTTGAAGCAACACAAATACATCGATTACACGCGGGCACTCGATGCCACGCAGCTGTACCTCAATGAAATCGGCTTTTCCCCATTGCTCTCCCCGGAAGAAGAAGTTCATTTTGCGCGCTTGTCGCAAAGTGGTGATCCGGCCGGGCGCAAGCGCATGATTGAAAGCAACCTGCGGCTGGTGGTGAAAATCGCCCGACGTTATGTCAATCGTGGCCTGTCGCTGCTGGACCTGATCGAAGAGGGCAACCTCGGGCTGATCCGGGCAGTGGAGAAATTCGACCCTGAACGCGGCTTCCGCTTTTCGACTTACGCTACCTGGTGGATTCGTCAGACCATCGAGCGCGCAATCATGAATCAGACCCGGACCATCCGGTTGCCGATCCATGTGGTCAAAGAGCTCAACGTGTACCTGCGGGCTGCACGAGAGCTGACTCAAAAGCTCGATCACGAACCCTCACCCGAAGAAATCGCCAACCTGCTGGAAAAACCAGTGGCAGAGGTCAAGCGCATGCTCGGCTTGAACGAGCGGGTTTCTTCGGTCGACGTCTCGCTGGGTCCGGATTCGGATAAAACCCTGCTGGACACCCTTACGGATGACCGACCAACCGATCCATGTGAGCTGTTGCAGGATGACGACCTGTCCCAGAGCATCGATCAATGGCTTTCGGAGCTGACCGACAAGCAACGCGAAGTGGTGGTACGCCGCTTCGGCTTGCGCGGCCACGAGAGCAGCACGCTTGAAGATGTGGGCCTTGAGATCGGACTGACCCGGGAACGGGTCAGACAGATTCAGGTGGAAGGCCTGAAACGTCTTCGGGAAATTCTCGAGAAGAACGGCCTGTCGAGCGAGTCGCTGTTTCAGTAA
- the fdxA gene encoding ferredoxin FdxA encodes MTFVVTDNCIKCKYTDCVEVCPVDCFYEGPNFLVIHPDECIDCALCEPECPAVAIFSEDEVPAGMENFIQLNVELAEIWPNITERKDPLPDSADWDGKPGKIEHLER; translated from the coding sequence ATGACCTTCGTCGTCACCGACAACTGCATCAAGTGCAAGTACACCGACTGCGTAGAAGTCTGTCCGGTGGACTGCTTTTACGAAGGCCCGAATTTCCTGGTGATTCACCCGGATGAGTGCATCGACTGCGCACTGTGCGAACCAGAATGCCCTGCCGTGGCCATCTTCTCTGAAGATGAAGTACCGGCTGGTATGGAAAACTTCATTCAGCTGAACGTTGAGCTGGCCGAAATCTGGCCAAACATCACTGAGCGCAAAGATCCATTGCCCGATTCCGCTGATTGGGATGGCAAGCCAGGCAAGATCGAACACCTCGAACGCTGA
- the mutS gene encoding DNA mismatch repair protein MutS: MSDLSSHTPMMQQYWRLKNQHPDQLMFYRMGDFYEIFYEDAKKAAKLLDITLTARGQSAGQAIPMCGIPYHAAEGYLAKLVKLGESVVICEQVGDPATSKGPVDRQVVRIITPGTVSDEALLDERRDNLIAAVLGDERLFGLAVLDITSGNFTVLEIKGWENLLAELERVNPVELMIPDDWPKDLPAEKRRGVRRRAPWDFERDSALKSLCQQFSTQDLKGFGCENLTLAIGAAGCLLSYAKETQRTALPHLRSLRHERLDDTVVLDGASRRNLELDTNLAGGRDNTLQSVVDRCQTAMGSRLLTRWLNRPLRDLKVLLARQTSITCLLDGYRFEKLQPQLKEIGDIERILARIGLRNARPRDLARLRDALGALPELQVAMTELEAPHIIQLAKTTSTYPELAALLEKAIIDNPPAVIRDGGVLKTGYDSELDDLQSLSENAGQFLIDLEAREKARTGLSHLKVGYNRIHGYFIELPSKQAESAPADYIRRQTLKGAERFITPELKAFEDKALSAKSRALAREKMLYEALLEDLIAQLPPLQDTAAALAELDVLSNLAERALNLDLNCPRFVDEPCMRITQGRHPVVEQVLTTPFVANDLSLDDNTRMLVITGPNMGGKSTYMRQTALIVLLAHIGSFVPAASCELSLVDRIFTRIGSSDDLAGGRSTFMVEMSETANILHNATERSLVLMDEVGRGTSTFDGLSLAWAAAERLAHLRAYTLFATHYFELTVLPEAQPLVANVHLNATEHNERIVFLHHVLPGPASQSYGLAVAQLAGVPSEVIVRAREHLGRLEATALPHEVPKPTKGKPAAPQQSDMFASLPHPVLDELAKLDLDDMTPRRALEMLYTLKTRI; the protein is encoded by the coding sequence CTGTCCGATCTGTCCTCGCACACGCCAATGATGCAGCAATACTGGCGCCTGAAGAACCAGCACCCCGACCAGCTGATGTTCTATCGCATGGGCGACTTCTACGAGATCTTCTATGAAGACGCGAAGAAGGCCGCCAAGTTGCTGGACATCACCCTGACCGCCCGTGGGCAGTCGGCTGGTCAGGCGATACCAATGTGCGGGATTCCTTACCACGCAGCGGAAGGTTACCTGGCGAAACTGGTCAAGCTCGGCGAGTCGGTGGTGATTTGTGAGCAGGTCGGCGATCCGGCGACCAGCAAAGGGCCGGTAGATCGTCAGGTGGTGCGGATCATCACGCCGGGTACGGTCAGTGATGAAGCGTTGCTGGATGAGCGTCGGGATAACTTGATCGCGGCGGTGCTGGGTGACGAACGTCTGTTCGGCCTGGCCGTGCTGGACATCACCAGCGGCAACTTCACCGTGCTGGAAATCAAAGGCTGGGAAAACCTGCTGGCGGAACTGGAGCGGGTCAATCCGGTGGAGCTGATGATTCCGGATGACTGGCCGAAGGACTTGCCGGCAGAGAAACGCCGTGGGGTTCGTCGCCGTGCGCCGTGGGATTTCGAACGCGACTCGGCACTGAAAAGCCTTTGCCAGCAGTTCTCCACACAGGACCTCAAAGGTTTCGGCTGCGAGAACCTGACCCTGGCCATCGGTGCCGCCGGTTGCCTGCTCAGCTACGCCAAGGAAACCCAGCGCACCGCCCTGCCGCACTTGCGCAGCCTGCGGCATGAACGCCTGGACGACACCGTGGTGCTGGATGGCGCGAGCCGTCGCAACCTGGAACTGGACACCAACCTGGCCGGTGGGCGTGACAACACGCTGCAATCGGTGGTTGATCGTTGCCAGACGGCGATGGGCAGTCGTCTGCTGACCCGCTGGTTGAACCGGCCGTTGCGCGATCTGAAGGTTTTGCTGGCGCGCCAGACCTCGATCACGTGCCTGCTCGACGGCTACCGTTTCGAAAAGCTGCAACCGCAGCTCAAGGAAATCGGTGACATCGAGCGGATCCTGGCGCGAATCGGTTTGCGTAATGCCCGTCCTCGCGACCTCGCTCGTCTGCGCGATGCCCTCGGTGCACTGCCTGAGTTGCAAGTGGCGATGACCGAGCTGGAAGCGCCGCACATCATTCAACTGGCGAAGACCACCAGCACCTACCCGGAGCTCGCGGCGTTGCTGGAGAAAGCCATCATCGACAACCCGCCAGCGGTGATCCGTGACGGCGGTGTGTTGAAGACAGGCTACGACAGCGAACTCGACGACCTTCAATCGCTGAGCGAAAACGCCGGGCAGTTCCTGATCGATCTGGAAGCACGCGAGAAGGCGCGCACCGGTCTGTCGCACCTGAAGGTCGGCTACAACCGAATTCACGGCTACTTCATCGAGTTGCCGAGCAAACAGGCAGAGTCGGCACCGGCCGACTACATCCGTCGCCAGACGCTTAAAGGTGCCGAGCGTTTCATCACGCCGGAACTGAAAGCGTTCGAGGACAAGGCGCTGTCAGCCAAGAGCCGTGCCCTCGCCCGCGAGAAGATGCTGTACGAAGCGCTGCTCGAAGACCTGATCGCCCAATTGCCACCGCTGCAAGATACCGCCGCGGCCCTGGCTGAACTGGACGTGCTGAGCAACCTTGCCGAGCGCGCCCTGAACCTCGACCTTAACTGCCCGCGATTCGTCGACGAGCCATGCATGCGCATCACCCAGGGTCGCCACCCGGTGGTCGAGCAAGTGCTGACCACGCCGTTTGTGGCCAACGACCTGAGCCTCGACGACAACACGCGCATGCTGGTGATCACCGGTCCGAACATGGGCGGTAAATCCACCTACATGCGTCAGACCGCATTGATCGTACTGTTGGCGCACATCGGCAGTTTCGTGCCGGCGGCCAGTTGCGAATTGTCGCTGGTTGACCGGATCTTCACCCGGATCGGTTCCAGCGATGACTTGGCGGGCGGGCGCTCGACCTTCATGGTCGAAATGAGCGAAACCGCGAACATTCTGCACAACGCCACCGAACGCAGCCTGGTGCTGATGGACGAAGTCGGTCGCGGCACCAGCACCTTCGATGGCCTTTCCCTGGCCTGGGCCGCCGCCGAACGCCTGGCCCATCTGCGGGCGTATACGCTGTTTGCCACCCACTATTTTGAGCTGACGGTGCTACCGGAAGCGCAACCGCTGGTGGCCAACGTTCACCTCAATGCCACCGAGCACAACGAGCGCATCGTGTTCCTGCACCACGTGCTGCCCGGACCTGCCAGCCAGAGCTACGGCTTGGCGGTTGCACAGTTGGCCGGCGTGCCGAGCGAAGTGATCGTGCGTGCTCGCGAGCACCTGGGTCGACTGGAAGCGACTGCCCTGCCCCATGAAGTCCCGAAACCAACTAAAGGCAAACCGGCCGCGCCGCAGCAAAGCGATATGTTCGCCAGCCTGCCGCATCCGGTGCTGGATGAACTGGCCAAACTGGATCTGGACGACATGACACCGCGTCGCGCGCTAGAAATGCTCTATACACTAAAGACACGGATCTAA
- a CDS encoding XRE family transcriptional regulator, translating into MQKRNVSSVLRALLDQHGISPTELHRRTGVPQSTLSRILSGKIVDPSDKHISKIAEYFSVSTDLLRGRADVAAIANTGRDQVHSELKDISLWDDDTPIDDDEVSVPFLREVELAAGSGRFVIEESERSSLRFGKRSLRHNGVQFDQAKCVTVRGNSMLPVLRDGATVGVNAGKCGIGDIIDGDLYAINHNGQLRVKQLYRLPTGIRLRSFNRDEHPDEDYTFQEVQEEQIVILGHVFWWGMYAR; encoded by the coding sequence ATGCAAAAACGCAATGTTTCTTCCGTCTTAAGAGCGCTGCTCGATCAGCACGGGATCTCCCCCACGGAGCTTCACCGTCGCACCGGCGTGCCTCAATCCACTCTCTCGCGGATCCTCAGCGGGAAGATCGTCGATCCTTCGGATAAACACATCTCGAAGATCGCCGAGTACTTCTCCGTGAGCACCGATCTGTTGCGGGGGCGCGCGGATGTCGCTGCCATCGCCAATACCGGGCGCGATCAAGTGCATTCCGAACTCAAGGACATAAGTCTGTGGGACGACGATACACCTATCGATGATGACGAGGTGTCGGTCCCCTTTCTTCGCGAGGTTGAATTGGCTGCTGGATCAGGAAGATTCGTCATCGAGGAAAGCGAGCGCTCTAGCCTGCGTTTCGGCAAACGCAGCTTGCGCCATAACGGTGTGCAGTTCGATCAGGCCAAATGCGTGACGGTGCGCGGCAACAGCATGTTGCCGGTGCTGCGCGATGGCGCCACCGTTGGGGTGAATGCGGGCAAGTGCGGGATTGGCGACATCATTGATGGCGACCTGTATGCCATCAACCACAACGGCCAGTTGCGGGTGAAACAGCTTTATCGTCTGCCGACGGGTATTCGCCTGCGCAGCTTCAATCGCGATGAACATCCGGACGAGGACTACACCTTTCAGGAAGTCCAGGAAGAGCAAATTGTCATCCTGGGTCACGTCTTCTGGTGGGGCATGTACGCCCGTTAA
- a CDS encoding phage holin family protein: protein MTNEQQALLDMPIWLVIVLALVGGVSGEMWRADKDGARGWSLLRRLALRSGACVICGVSAIMLLYAAGVSIWAACAFGCLTAMAGADVAIGLYERWAAKRIGVCEVPPRDTSQDH, encoded by the coding sequence ATGACAAACGAGCAACAAGCGTTGCTGGACATGCCGATCTGGCTGGTCATCGTGCTCGCCCTGGTGGGCGGGGTGTCCGGCGAAATGTGGCGTGCCGACAAGGACGGTGCCCGCGGCTGGTCACTGCTGCGACGTCTGGCCTTGCGTTCCGGGGCCTGCGTGATCTGCGGGGTCTCGGCCATCATGCTGCTGTACGCCGCCGGCGTGTCGATCTGGGCCGCTTGCGCGTTTGGCTGCCTGACGGCGATGGCCGGGGCGGACGTCGCGATCGGTCTTTACGAACGCTGGGCGGCGAAGCGGATTGGCGTTTGCGAAGTGCCACCGCGCGACACAAGCCAGGATCACTGA
- a CDS encoding DUF2635 domain-containing protein, translating to MSKRITVLPAPGRAVPDPEAGDLLPLEGREVPDNAWWRRRLADGDITTKAVKAAKPQGAQ from the coding sequence ATGAGCAAACGCATCACCGTGCTGCCGGCCCCTGGCCGTGCCGTGCCCGACCCGGAAGCGGGCGATCTGTTGCCCCTCGAGGGCCGTGAAGTGCCGGACAACGCCTGGTGGCGTCGACGTCTGGCCGATGGCGATATCACTACCAAAGCCGTGAAAGCGGCAAAACCACAGGGAGCCCAATAA
- a CDS encoding phage tail sheath subtilisin-like domain-containing protein → MAIGFSSIPADIRVPLFYAEMDNSAANSASSAMRRLIVAQVNDNIAPADVGKLVLVSSVALAKSIGGQGSMLASMYETFRKTDPVGEIWCLPLHNTEGSIAKGVLTLTGTAAQSGVLNLYVGGVRVQTAIVNGATATQAATALALKINAAVDLPVTAAAVEGVVTLSAKWTGDSGNDISLQFNRLGKSNGEETPAGLTSAITAMTGGAGVPDQVGAVAALGDEPFEFICMPWSDLSTLNTWQAVMDDSTGRWSWAKQLFGHVYSAKRGTLGALVAAGQARNDQHMTLQALEPGVPQPFWVQAAALAARTSVFISADASRPTQSGSLPGLDPAPASERFTLTERQSLLNYGIATAYYEGGYVRIQRSITTYQKNAYGQADNSYLDSETMHQSAFIVRRLQSVITSKYGRHKLASDGTRFGAGQPIVTPSTIRGELIAQYAKLELEGHVENAELFAQHLIVERDVQDPSRVNVLFPPDYINGLRVFALLNQFRLQYDDAA, encoded by the coding sequence ATGGCGATCGGATTCAGCAGCATCCCCGCGGACATTCGTGTTCCGCTGTTCTATGCCGAGATGGATAACTCGGCGGCCAATAGCGCATCGTCGGCCATGCGCCGTCTGATCGTCGCCCAGGTCAACGACAACATTGCGCCGGCCGACGTCGGCAAACTGGTGCTGGTGTCCAGCGTGGCACTGGCCAAAAGCATCGGCGGCCAAGGCTCCATGCTTGCCTCTATGTATGAGACGTTTCGCAAGACCGATCCGGTTGGCGAGATCTGGTGCCTGCCGCTGCACAACACTGAAGGCAGCATTGCCAAAGGTGTGCTGACCCTGACTGGCACGGCCGCCCAAAGCGGTGTGCTCAACCTCTATGTAGGTGGCGTGCGCGTTCAAACGGCCATCGTCAACGGTGCGACGGCGACTCAAGCGGCAACGGCGCTGGCGCTGAAAATCAACGCTGCCGTCGATCTGCCAGTCACCGCTGCTGCGGTCGAAGGCGTCGTGACCCTGAGTGCCAAATGGACCGGCGACAGCGGCAACGACATCAGCCTGCAATTCAATCGCCTGGGCAAGAGCAATGGCGAAGAAACGCCGGCCGGCCTGACTTCGGCAATCACCGCCATGACCGGCGGCGCCGGTGTCCCGGATCAGGTTGGCGCCGTGGCAGCGCTGGGCGATGAACCGTTCGAGTTCATCTGCATGCCGTGGTCGGACCTGTCGACCCTCAACACCTGGCAAGCCGTCATGGATGACAGCACCGGTCGTTGGTCCTGGGCCAAGCAATTGTTCGGTCACGTCTACAGCGCCAAGCGCGGCACCCTCGGAGCACTGGTTGCCGCTGGCCAGGCGCGTAACGATCAGCACATGACCCTTCAGGCGCTGGAACCGGGCGTACCGCAACCGTTCTGGGTTCAGGCTGCTGCACTGGCTGCACGCACGTCGGTGTTCATCTCCGCCGATGCCAGTCGTCCGACTCAAAGCGGTAGCCTGCCAGGTCTCGACCCGGCGCCTGCGAGCGAGCGGTTTACCCTGACTGAGCGTCAGTCGCTACTGAACTACGGCATCGCCACTGCCTACTACGAAGGCGGCTACGTGCGCATCCAGCGCTCGATCACCACCTACCAGAAGAATGCCTACGGCCAGGCCGACAATTCCTACCTGGACAGCGAAACCATGCACCAGTCGGCGTTCATCGTGCGTCGTCTGCAAAGCGTGATCACCAGCAAGTACGGTCGCCACAAACTGGCTTCCGACGGCACCCGTTTCGGCGCCGGCCAGCCGATCGTGACCCCGAGCACTATTCGCGGTGAACTGATCGCCCAGTACGCCAAGCTCGAACTGGAAGGCCACGTCGAAAACGCCGAGCTGTTCGCCCAGCATCTGATCGTCGAGCGCGACGTGCAGGACCCGAGCCGGGTCAACGTGCTGTTCCCGCCGGATTACATCAATGGCCTGCGCGTGTTCGCGCTGCTCAACCAATTTCGTCTGCAGTACGACGACGCGGCGTGA